Proteins found in one Labrenzia sp. VG12 genomic segment:
- a CDS encoding Na(+)/H(+) antiporter subunit B, whose translation MRTIIFRTIAPYLSALMVLFSIFVLLRGHNEPGGGFIGGLIAASALAIFGIACGVASVRRAIVFHPMGIAGFGLFIGAAAGIISLFKSQPFMTSQWWYVKAFGVEIPLSSPLIFDIGVYLVVVGAIGSIALALEEREAD comes from the coding sequence ATGCGTACGATCATCTTCCGCACCATCGCGCCGTATCTCTCCGCGCTCATGGTCCTGTTTTCGATCTTCGTGCTCCTGCGCGGTCACAACGAACCGGGTGGAGGCTTTATCGGCGGGCTGATCGCTGCCTCAGCGCTGGCGATTTTCGGCATTGCCTGCGGCGTCGCCTCCGTGCGCCGTGCCATTGTCTTCCACCCGATGGGCATTGCAGGCTTCGGCCTGTTCATCGGCGCCGCGGCCGGCATCATCTCGCTGTTTAAGAGCCAGCCTTTCATGACCAGCCAGTGGTGGTACGTGAAGGCGTTTGGCGTCGAGATCCCGCTGTCGTCACCACTGATCTTCGACATCGGTGTCTATCTGGTGGTCGTTGGGGCCATTGGCTCCATTGCGCTGGCGCTGGAAGAAAGGGAGGCCGACTGA
- a CDS encoding Na+/H+ antiporter subunit C encodes METGVAILIGLFFTVAVYLMLSKQLVRILLGIAILGNSVNMLIFTNGRLTREVPPLIPPDLYTPAIATANPLPQALVLTAIVISFSFFAFLLVLAFRAYQELGTDEVNEMRVAEPDNDQTPPQGY; translated from the coding sequence ATGGAAACCGGTGTTGCAATCCTGATCGGCCTGTTCTTCACGGTGGCTGTCTATCTGATGCTGTCGAAGCAGCTGGTCCGGATCCTTCTGGGCATCGCCATTCTTGGCAATTCGGTGAACATGCTGATCTTCACCAACGGCCGCCTGACGCGGGAAGTCCCGCCGCTGATCCCGCCGGATCTCTATACGCCTGCCATCGCGACGGCGAACCCGCTGCCGCAAGCACTCGTGCTGACGGCAATCGTGATTTCGTTTTCGTTCTTTGCCTTCCTGCTGGTGCTGGCCTTCCGCGCCTATCAGGAGCTGGGCACGGATGAAGTCAACGAGATGCGCGTCGCCGAGCCCGACAACGATCAAACTCCGCCGCAAGGGTACTAA
- the msrB gene encoding peptide-methionine (R)-S-oxide reductase MsrB produces MSDQKTRQADGAPKIKKTTAEWMEQLTPEQFYVTRQSGTERPFTGPYWDNQLIGRYDCVCCGAPLFMSDTKFDAGCGWPSFFESVHPEAIRELDDHSHGMFRTEIRCNSCDAHLGHVFPDGPRPTGLRYCMNGHAMNFVHGGRKPADSNSGD; encoded by the coding sequence ATGAGCGACCAGAAAACGCGTCAGGCTGACGGAGCGCCGAAAATCAAGAAAACCACCGCCGAATGGATGGAACAGCTGACGCCCGAACAGTTCTATGTCACCCGGCAGTCCGGAACGGAGCGGCCGTTTACCGGGCCCTACTGGGACAACCAGCTCATCGGCCGGTATGACTGTGTCTGCTGCGGCGCGCCCCTGTTCATGTCCGACACAAAGTTCGATGCCGGTTGCGGTTGGCCGAGTTTCTTCGAGAGTGTGCATCCCGAAGCCATCCGGGAGCTGGACGATCATTCCCATGGCATGTTTCGGACGGAGATCCGCTGTAACAGCTGTGACGCCCATCTGGGGCATGTCTTTCCGGATGGCCCAAGGCCCACAGGCCTGCGCTACTGCATGAACGGACACGCAATGAATTTTGTACATGGCGGCCGTAAACCGGCAGACTCGAACAGCGGCGACTAA
- a CDS encoding SDR family oxidoreductase produces the protein MIAVTGANGQLGRLALKHLQNLTTEPLRALVRSPEKAQDLASAHVSVVKGDYDDPESLRAALAGVDRLLLISGSEVGKRVAQHAAVIEAAKAAGVRFITYTSLLNVPHSSLVLAAEHVETEQRLADSGIAHAVLRNGWYLENFAGTVAAALAHGAVVGASGNGRFSAAGRSDYAEAAARVIAGDDLSTRALDLGGQPAFTLADLAAELSRQSGRDIPFNNLPEDTYAGILVEAGLPDGFAKALADADRGAAAGELETASTALEDLTGHPARTLGDFVAETLATSQVADNAA, from the coding sequence ATGATCGCTGTCACGGGTGCCAATGGCCAGCTGGGCCGCCTTGCCCTGAAACACCTCCAGAACCTGACCACGGAACCGCTGCGCGCTCTGGTGCGCTCGCCGGAAAAGGCTCAGGATCTTGCCTCCGCTCACGTCTCTGTTGTCAAAGGCGACTACGACGATCCGGAAAGTCTGCGCGCAGCCCTCGCCGGCGTCGACCGTCTGCTGTTGATCTCCGGCTCCGAGGTCGGCAAGCGGGTGGCACAGCATGCAGCGGTCATCGAAGCCGCCAAGGCTGCCGGCGTCCGGTTCATTACCTATACCAGCCTGCTCAACGTGCCGCATTCCAGCCTGGTCCTTGCTGCGGAACATGTCGAAACGGAACAGCGACTTGCCGACAGCGGCATTGCGCATGCCGTTCTTCGCAATGGCTGGTACCTTGAAAACTTCGCCGGCACCGTTGCAGCCGCCCTTGCCCATGGTGCCGTTGTCGGCGCAAGCGGCAACGGCCGGTTCTCCGCGGCAGGACGCTCGGACTATGCCGAAGCGGCTGCCAGGGTAATCGCAGGTGATGACCTGTCCACCCGTGCCCTTGACCTTGGTGGCCAACCCGCCTTCACCCTCGCAGATCTCGCCGCCGAACTCTCGCGCCAGAGCGGACGCGACATACCGTTCAATAATCTTCCGGAAGACACCTATGCCGGGATCCTGGTGGAAGCGGGACTGCCGGACGGCTTCGCCAAGGCCCTTGCCGATGCGGACCGCGGGGCTGCGGCAGGCGAACTGGAAACAGCCTCTACAGCACTGGAAGACCTGACCGGCCATCCCGCGCGAACGCTCGGGGACTTTGTCGCCGAGACGCTGGCAACGAGCCAGGTCGCCGACAACGCGGCGTAA
- a CDS encoding helix-turn-helix domain-containing protein, whose product MKALRRERGLSQAEFAARIGSTQRHVSFLETGRAGPSPFMIQRIERELALPVARSQVLYQAAGFSSPYKCRAEDSPDVVEALDLIETRLLKHWPFPAYVLDKRWTILRTNLPGKLFLTGFSEQQNQPPNLFRIFLSAAFRERILNWTEAAPIFAARLYKEAAEDPELNELLEEARDAGLLDGLDETFRENVPVFVPVEVLGPDGSRLRVTSLLGQLVSVQDAVIEGMTIELMVPMDAGTEACLLGAGQAANGADAPHDPEALARSIELRGAT is encoded by the coding sequence TTGAAGGCGCTGCGCCGTGAACGCGGCCTGTCACAGGCCGAATTTGCAGCACGGATCGGCTCGACCCAGCGCCACGTCTCGTTTCTGGAAACCGGGCGCGCCGGGCCAAGCCCCTTCATGATCCAGAGAATTGAACGGGAGCTGGCACTGCCCGTGGCCCGAAGCCAGGTGCTCTACCAGGCAGCCGGTTTTTCCAGCCCATACAAATGCCGCGCGGAGGATTCTCCGGATGTGGTCGAAGCGCTCGACCTGATCGAGACAAGACTCCTCAAACACTGGCCCTTCCCGGCCTATGTGCTCGACAAACGCTGGACAATCCTGCGCACCAATCTTCCCGGCAAGCTGTTTCTCACCGGGTTTTCAGAACAGCAGAACCAACCGCCCAACCTGTTCAGGATTTTCCTGTCGGCGGCGTTCCGGGAACGCATTTTGAACTGGACTGAAGCCGCACCGATTTTCGCCGCGCGCCTTTACAAGGAAGCAGCCGAAGATCCGGAGCTGAACGAGCTCCTGGAGGAAGCACGCGACGCAGGACTTCTGGATGGCCTCGACGAGACCTTTCGCGAGAATGTTCCGGTCTTTGTCCCCGTTGAAGTGTTGGGCCCGGACGGAAGCCGATTGCGCGTCACCTCCCTTCTGGGTCAGCTCGTATCCGTGCAGGACGCGGTGATCGAGGGCATGACGATTGAACTGATGGTACCGATGGATGCCGGCACCGAGGCCTGTCTGCTCGGAGCGGGCCAGGCTGCCAACGGTGCTGATGCCCCGCACGATCCAGAGGCATTGGCCAGAAGCATTGAATTGAGGGGGGCAACATGA
- a CDS encoding MAPEG family protein — MTTWILAVLLLYLAQIYLSAALYLPSESIWQHAGGRDVLPEKGKYKGRSDRALVNMKENLPFFLVPAVLVYVIPTTDMALAITGAQLFFFGRLLYVPSYLSGIPGPRSLAYGVALCGNIIMAWALVSG, encoded by the coding sequence ATGACCACCTGGATCCTGGCCGTTTTACTTCTCTACCTGGCCCAGATTTACCTCAGCGCGGCCCTCTACCTGCCGTCAGAAAGCATCTGGCAGCATGCCGGCGGTCGAGATGTTCTGCCCGAAAAAGGAAAATACAAGGGGCGCTCGGACAGGGCCCTGGTCAACATGAAGGAAAACCTGCCGTTCTTTCTGGTTCCAGCGGTGCTGGTGTATGTCATCCCGACAACGGACATGGCGCTGGCCATCACAGGCGCGCAGCTGTTTTTCTTCGGTCGCCTGCTCTATGTGCCGTCGTATCTCTCCGGCATTCCCGGACCGCGATCCCTGGCCTATGGGGTGGCCCTGTGCGGCAATATCATCATGGCGTGGGCGCTGGTTTCCGGATGA
- a CDS encoding ABC transporter substrate-binding protein: MYLFGRLSWTGLRVLALGLGVLCGTAAQAQERTKLIAFTGYLPPLSIDAENKGIAVELMELVAEEAGLEIEVRFAPWKRAQVLAENTSGSLLFTAAYSRARGEKFQYVAPLIYTESAFITLDQPLDTFEKAIESGKVIGVHLGSQRSRILKRLGVGNIEEIPTAEQMSTMLHTGRIDAWYTMSIRANFVYRQQGLDPKKLVVGAPVTHGIQWLAANKDLDPKIRARLASAVSRVWRDQRYWQIVDQYAPSEPALVEPEPSNRAGVRHHPETSAHAMMILPHRATP, from the coding sequence TTGTATCTTTTCGGAAGGTTATCCTGGACTGGACTGCGTGTCCTGGCGCTGGGGCTCGGCGTTCTGTGTGGCACTGCGGCGCAGGCGCAGGAAAGAACCAAGCTGATCGCCTTTACCGGCTATCTGCCGCCTCTGTCCATTGATGCGGAAAACAAGGGCATTGCCGTTGAACTCATGGAGCTTGTTGCCGAAGAGGCAGGTCTTGAGATCGAGGTGCGTTTTGCCCCCTGGAAGCGGGCACAGGTGCTTGCGGAAAACACCTCCGGTTCCTTGCTGTTCACGGCAGCCTATTCGCGGGCGCGCGGCGAGAAATTTCAATATGTCGCGCCGCTAATCTATACCGAAAGCGCATTCATCACGCTTGACCAGCCACTGGACACTTTCGAGAAAGCCATCGAAAGCGGCAAGGTAATCGGAGTTCATCTCGGCAGCCAGAGAAGCCGCATCCTGAAGCGACTGGGCGTGGGCAACATCGAGGAAATCCCGACCGCGGAGCAGATGAGCACCATGCTGCATACCGGCCGGATCGATGCCTGGTACACCATGTCAATCCGGGCGAATTTCGTTTATCGGCAGCAGGGACTGGACCCCAAGAAACTGGTTGTCGGGGCGCCGGTCACCCATGGCATCCAGTGGCTCGCCGCCAACAAGGACCTGGATCCGAAGATCAGGGCCCGGCTGGCCTCGGCTGTTTCACGGGTCTGGCGCGACCAGCGCTACTGGCAGATCGTGGACCAGTATGCCCCTTCGGAACCGGCTCTTGTCGAGCCGGAGCCTTCTAACCGTGCGGGCGTCCGGCATCATCCGGAAACCAGCGCCCACGCCATGATGATATTGCCGCACAGGGCCACCCCATAG
- a CDS encoding diguanylate cyclase domain-containing protein: MLHPSSIDFETLVKLSNDAIVLLSLGGDPAFLSPAAERLFGWNADKFADHLSDLVYMGSPNTDAELLQGILSGSADPQGPLPHADLQLRSAFGSLIWAEVSVHLLETATGEPYAFAVYFRSIAKRKDLENQLEAATQTDPLTGLFNRRAFEDSLKREWAIALRERTHTSLIKVSLDRFDALAEHLGPSAAEDCLNKVASTLQETARRPADIAARTATSEFSLLLPRTHEMGAETISAYLQVAIQDLAIPNPDNTAGNGIMTASVGAACAVAEQTGVSESSEFILAAAENCVFQARQEGGNRVKTVMNVLSR, from the coding sequence TTGCTCCACCCGTCTAGCATTGATTTCGAAACGCTGGTCAAACTCAGCAACGACGCCATCGTGCTGCTGTCTCTCGGCGGAGACCCCGCGTTTCTGTCGCCGGCCGCAGAGCGGCTTTTCGGCTGGAATGCGGACAAGTTCGCGGATCATCTGAGCGACCTTGTCTATATGGGCAGCCCCAACACCGATGCGGAACTCCTGCAAGGGATCCTGTCAGGCAGCGCGGATCCACAGGGCCCGCTTCCCCATGCGGACCTGCAACTGCGTTCGGCGTTCGGCTCGCTGATCTGGGCAGAAGTGTCCGTCCATCTGCTGGAAACCGCCACCGGCGAGCCTTACGCCTTTGCAGTTTATTTCCGCAGCATCGCGAAACGGAAGGATCTGGAAAACCAGCTCGAAGCCGCCACACAGACTGACCCGCTGACAGGCCTCTTTAACCGCCGGGCCTTTGAGGACAGCCTGAAGCGGGAGTGGGCGATTGCCTTGCGCGAAAGAACCCATACCAGCCTGATCAAGGTCTCACTGGACCGGTTCGACGCTCTCGCCGAGCACCTTGGCCCCAGCGCTGCCGAAGACTGTCTCAACAAGGTCGCCTCCACCTTGCAGGAAACGGCCCGCCGGCCGGCCGACATTGCAGCGCGCACCGCAACGTCCGAATTCTCGCTGCTCCTGCCACGGACTCACGAAATGGGCGCAGAGACAATCAGCGCCTATCTGCAGGTCGCCATTCAGGATCTCGCCATTCCCAATCCCGACAACACGGCCGGAAATGGCATCATGACCGCTTCCGTTGGCGCGGCCTGCGCCGTCGCCGAGCAAACGGGCGTATCTGAGAGCTCGGAATTCATACTGGCAGCGGCGGAAAACTGCGTTTTCCAGGCCCGCCAGGAAGGTGGCAATCGGGTTAAAACGGTGATGAATGTCCTGTCACGGTAG